TCTAGAAACACCTAATTTGGAAATGAAAATTAAGTTAATTGCTAGACGAACCAAAGATGGACGTAATTATAATCTGCCAACGGTAGATGAAGTAGCAACACTTATTGTAGGTGATATCAATGTTTCTTCGTATGACGAAAGGGATATTATAATAGACAGTCGTATTGAAGGGTTAAAAAGAATTTCTGAGCTTCACACCGAATATTTAGCCCTACAATATCCACTTCTGTTTATTTATGCAGAAGATGGGTACAGGACAGATGTTCTTCATCGTGATGTCGATGAACATTCAACAAGAGTGAAAAAGAGGGTTACCATGCGTGAATTCTTTGCATATAAACTTCAAGAACGTGCTGTTCCCACACTTGTGCACTTGGGTCGTAAGTTGTATCAACAATTTGTAGTTGATGCTTACACTATGATTGAGGCCGAAAGAATCTCATACATCAGGAAAAATCTGAATATTCTAAGAGCAGATACTTTCACAAACTTATTGAATTCAGCGGCGTCAGGTACTTCAGAATATAGTATGATGGGAAATAGGATAAAACTTCCTTAGTCATTCACAGGGAGTGCTAGATATATGATTGAGAATTATCATGATGCTATGGCACTTTGTTGTGTATTTGGCTATCCGGGCTTTTTTTTAACTTTCACATGTAATCCAAAGAGGCCAGAAATTACAAGAGAATTGGACGGGACCGGTTTTAAACTAGAAGACAAACCATCTTTTTGCGCAAGGATGTTTAAAATGAAGCTCGATCAACTGATGAAAGATATCAGGAAAAAAATTATTTGGTACTGTTAACGCAGGTTTGTCTATtactttttaattagtttttgtatataatcttccgttaaatatttaattttATGAAACACCTACATACTAATTGAATAATCATTAATATACAACAAAATTTTAGATAATTCAATAATATAGAACATCCTTATTAataatttgtttctttatttttcagAAGTCTATACCGTTGAATTTCAGAAATGTGGTTTGCCTCATGCCCATATCTGCTTATTCCTTGATGAAAGAAACAAAATGCCTCAAACAGAAGATGTATATCAGTATATATGTGCTTAAATACCAGATgaaatcgaagaaccagaactttATCAACTCGTGTCAGATATAATGATTCACGGTCCTTTCGGTGAAAAGAATCCATCGTGCCAGTGCACTGATTCAGATAGAAAATGTACAAAACGGTTTCCAAAACCTTTCTCAGATGTAATAAAAACTGATGAAGATGGTTATCCAATTTACCGAAGAAGGGATGATGGAAGAACGGTAACAAAACAAGGTCATGAATTGGATAACAGAAGTGTGGTAGCTTATAACCTTACCTCCTTACAAGCTCATCTCAATGTTGAGTGGTGTAACCAAATTTGCTTCAATTAGTTATTTGTTCAAATATATCAACAAAGGTAATGATAGGATTACAGCGCAGCTATGTAATGCAGAAACTGATGAAATTCAAGAATACTACGATTGTCGATGTGTTTCATCGTGTGAAGCCGTTTGGAGGATTATGAAGTTCGATATACATCATCATTACCCCCATCGTTATAAGACTACCGTTCCATTTAGAGGGACAACAGCAAATCATTTTTGATAAAGAGGAATTAATTAAAGAGGTTTTAGAAAAGCCATCAGTCAATACGTCTGTAACGCTTCTAACCAAGAAGCACGCGAATTGACTTATGTTAAATTTCCGACAAAGTTCATTTGGAACAAAGATAATCGAAGTTGGATTAGGCGTAAAAGAAACACCTGTTCAATTAGTCGTATTCATCATGTGGCACCAGCGTCTGGTGATCTTTTTTTTTCTTAGAATACTTCTCAGCAAGGTTAAAGGTCCAACTTTCTATGAAGATATCCACACGGTAAATGGTCAGGTATTTAATAGCTACAGAGACACCTGCTATGATTTAGGTTTATTGGATGATGATAAGGAGTATATAGAAGGTATACAAGAGGCATTTTTTGGGGAGGGTGGTCATTTCGTCAGAACATTATTTGCACAGTTACTATTATCTAACACTATGAGTCGGCCGGAAGTTGTATTTGAGAAAACATTTCGATTTTTGTCGGTGGATATTGTTCATCCGCACAGAATAGGTaaggatatttaaattatattatacttCAATTGTCATATTGtagtatattattaaattaaatttaattgATTGCAGTGACACAAATTGAGATTGAACTATTAAAAGATTTAACTTTACAAGAGATTGACAAACTACTTCAACGCAATAGTAGTTCATTGAGAAGTTTTAGTTCAATGCCATGCCCATCGAATCATACAAGAAATATTTCAGAAAATCATCTTATTATAGATGAGCTCTCCTATGACAAAAGTTCACTTACAAATGAACATtcagatttcattacaaagttaacaTCCGAACAAAAGGAGACATACGATCAGATAATAAAAGCGGTTGATCACGGTAAAGGAGGTGTGTTCTTTTTGTACGGTTATGGTGGTACTGAAAAAACCTTCCTTTGGAAAACACTCTCAGCTGTATTGCACAGAAAAGGAGAAATTGTTTTAAATGTTGCGTCAAGTGGGATAGCAGCTTTGCTATTAGCTGGAGGTCGAACGACGCATTCACGTTCTCACATACTGCTTCATCCTACGGTTGAGACATTTTGTTCTATTTCTCCAAGCAACAAATTGGGTGAGATTATGCGGAGAACAAAACTGTTTATTTGGAATGAGGCCCCGATGGTTAACAAGATGTGCTTTGAAGCACTGGATCGTTCTATGCGTGATATATGTCATCAATCCAATCCTTATAGTATGGATACTCTCTTTAGGGGTAAAATAGTTGTGTTTGGTGGTGACTTTAGACAAATATTACCGGTTATTCAAAAAGGTAAAAGAGAAGATATAGTAGGTGCATCTCTAAATTCTTCCTATTTATAGGATTATGTTACTGTTTTAAAATGtacagttaacatgagattatgtggTATTGAAACTAATACCAATACTAGAAGTTTTGCTCAATGGATACTTGACATAGGCAACGGTGATGTCGGTGAATCTGAAGACGGAGTTTTTGATATTGAAATTCCACAAGATCTTTTGGTAACAGATCTTGATGATCCAATTGGTTCGATCATCTCAACTATTTATCCAGATTATCTTTTTAATCTTGGCAATCCATAATACTATCAGCAACGTGCAATTCTTGCTCCAACTAATGAAGTAGTTAACATCATTAATTATAGAATGATGATGTGTTTGGACGGAAAAGAAAGGTCATATTTGAGCTCAGACAGTATATGTGCATCACAGAGAGACACTGACTTTAATAGTGAACTATACACTACCGATTTCCTAAATAGCATTGAAGTTGGTGGTTTACCAAAGCACAATCTGAGGCTCAAAATTAGTGTACCAGTTATGTTACTTCGAAATACAGATCAGGCAGGAGGTTTGTGTAACGGTATACGTTTACAAATTGTGCACTTAGGAGAAAAAATCATCAAAGCAAAAATTTTAACAGGCCCAACGTGGGGAAGATTACAGCGTTATCACGTATGCTTATCATACCGACGGACAAGAGAATACCTTTCAGATTCCAAAGAAGACAATATCCGTTTTTGGTTTGCTTtagaatgacaataaataaaagtcaagGACAATCACTATCGCGTGTCGGTTTATTTCTTTCAAAACCGGTGTTTAGTCATGGACAACTATACGTTGCACTATCTCGGGTTACTAATCGGGAAGGAATCAAGATATTAATCTTAGACAAGGATAACAAAATTTCCAACACAACAAAAAATGTGGTATACAAAGAAGTCTTGCAACACTTCTAGACttaattgaagaaatgttttaaaaaaatttcaTTGGTATGATATCTTTGAACTATTATGTGTGTATAATGTTTTTTTAGAAATATTTGAATTATGTTACAGTATTATGATTTTCACCagtataattttatttttaaatatgtTTCATTCATATCATATATGTGACAAAAATTGTATAAGTTTCCATgtgatgttactaatattataagTACGGTATCTTAGAAATAATATGAATTCcaacgtgcaacgcacgggctccaaaacctagtgtgtgtgtgtatatatatatatatatatatatatatatatatatatatatatatatatatatatatatatatatatatatcttctgtATGTCGTTAGTTCTTCGACTTCATCATTCCCTCTTATGCCCCTATTTAGGCAGTTACCTAGGTTGTTTACCCACCGTTTTCTGTGAGTGATGTGGTGGTCATTTTTTACTGCTTCTACCGATCctcttcattttcattttctcctactatttttttttctttttgtttttcatGGAACATTCCATCCACGTACCTGATACTCAAGCGACGAGTACATGGGTGGCTCATATACTTTGAGCTTCGAGTTTGTGGTGTCGTTTAGTAGTTTCATGGATTAATCGTTTAGGGGAGTGGTGGTACGGTTTTTAACCGACAACTTATAAGTCGCCATAATTTCAATTCAATGGTATTGGTTTTCAAGTGACATGTTGTTCTTAGTTTGACTATTGCATGTTATAATTCAGTGGTATTATTTTTCAGGTAACATGGCGTTCTCATTTTCACTTTTGACATGGAACTCTTAATTCAATGGTATTGATCATCATAGTTTGTTTGTAGGTGTAGGTTAGTTTGGTATTAGTTTAGTAGGTCAACAATAATAGTTGTCTGATAATGTACTGGTAATAGGtgcactaaaatttttttttttttttgaaaggcaatactTTATTGATAGTAATAAACACATGGTACAAGCATTGTGTCTTTCTTTTGGAAAGAGCACAAACAACACAAGGTAATGTGTCTGTAAGTTGAAACAGAGCACAAGCAACACAAACATCACAGTAGCTAGTTACATGCTACAACTCACACTATATTATATACTTTGATGCTAAGTTAGCAGCCAAGATGAATTGGAAAAGAAATATGGCAAGGTTTATCAAAGGAAGCCAAAGACAACTCAAGTGGGCTTGCATGATTATGTggagtattataaaaaaaaaataaaaaatcataaAAGGCTTGGTTAATAAGTGAAACTTTGGCAGGTAGCAAGAAGTCAAAAAGTTGGAGCAATTCAAACGATTCTACTTCCTTATTTTCAGTTTCTTTTGAATTTATTTGGTTTCTTTTTTCAGTATTTAAGCTCTCTTGCAAGAGTTTGCAAATCAGTTTTTTTTTGTGTTAAATCATATTGTGAAATAAACAAAGGCCCACTGCCTTTTGTTCTATTAATACTGTTCAATTACATTAGCTCGTTCGACCATTACAACAATCCCATTATTTGGTATCAGTAGTCCATGGATGGCCGAACGGTACAATCGAGGTGGTTTTGAACGAGGTGGAAATCGCAGATTCGCCGGAAGAGGCAGCGATCACGACCTGTTTGCTGAAATCGCACGCTTACAAAGACGAATTGATGAGTTAGAATTCAACCGGTACCATGATTTTCAAGAAAGTTTTTCGGATCAGACCAGTGAGTTGGAGACCCATGAGACGAATCTGTTTGCGGCGGGTCATCATAGGGATCATCGTGAGGATCCCCTACGCAATTTAGGCATCAAGATCGAGATCCTGAATTTAAGGGAACAATGGAACCAGATGATTTTATTGAATGGTTACATACAGTGGAAAGAGTATTCGACCTTAAGGATATCCCCGACCACCTCAAGGTTAAACTTGTGGCAACGAAACTACGCAAACACGCGTCCTTGTGGTGGGAAAATGTCCGCAAGAATAGGGCGTATGCCCGAAAATCCAAAGTTGAGACGTGGGATAAGATGAAGAAGTTGTTGCGTGCCAAATTTCTACCTGACAATTATAGATAAGAGGTGTTTTTGGAGTATCATAATTTATGCCAGAGGTCACAAAGTGTGGAGGATATTATTCAAGCATTTGACCGTTTACGTATGCGGTGTGATATTCAAGAGGAGGAAGAGCAAACGATCGCAAGATTTCTTGGTGTTCTCAAAACCGAAATAGCTGATGTGGTTTCATTACAACCATATTGGAGTTATAATGATGTATGCAAATTAGCATTTAAAGTAGAAAAGCAGCAAAAAAGGGGTAGGGCGAAACTACCTATTACTCGTAGCACATATACACCTATTCCTAAACCAGTGACCACATTACAAGACAATGAGAAGGCTGACCAGAAGGCTGCATCTTCAAGCCAAAACAGTAACAACAAAGGACCAAATTGTTTTATTTGCCAATGGTATGGACATTATTCTCATGATTGTCCTACTAAGCGATCGGTTGGCTATTGTGACGATCTTGTTGCACCTACTTATGACACAGACAAAGACATGGAACAACAACAGGAGAACGTGGAACTCATCTATCCCGATCACGGGGAATCTTTAGTGATCCGTCGGGTGCTTAAAACCACACAAAACCCACCTGATGATCACCTATGGTTACGTAACAATATTTTTCGAACAAAGGTTACAGCACATGGGAAGGTATGTACTATGATCATTGATGGTGGAAGTTGTGAGAATGTGGTGTCAACCGAGATGGTTGACAAGTTGGGTCTTTCGGCCGAGCCTCATCCCGATCCGTATCAACTAACTTGGTTGAAACGTGGTAATCATGTCAAGGTCACGAAACGGTTTTTGGTTAAATTTTCTATTGGAAAAAAGTATACCGATGAAGTTTGGTGTGAGGTCATACCTATGGACGCATGTCATCTTTTATTAGGAAGGCCATGGAAATACAATAGGAAGACGAAACACGATGGCTACAATAACACCTATAGTTTCATTAAAGAGGGAATTAATATTACTTTAACCCCTCGGGATTCTAGACGCAAGGGTGACGGTGATCCTAATTTATTTCTCAATCGTGCAGCCTTTGAACAAGAAGCCAAACACTCTTCTGTTATTTTTGCTTTGGTGGTGGCTGAACCTAATGCTACTGTTACCACTATTCCTTTCAAGGTTCAACCACTTTTGGACGATTTTCTTGACGTGTTCCCTGAAGATATTCCAGCGGGTTTACCCCCCATGCTAGACATTCAACATTGCATAGATTTTGTGCCCGGATCAGTCATACCCAACAAACCCGCCTATCGTTTAAATCCAAAAGAGTTCGAGGAGTTGCAACGACAAGTTTCAGAATTGTTGGAGAAGGGATTGATTCGCTAGAGCACGAGTCCATGTGCGGTACCCGCACTTTTAGTTCCAAAACATGGTGGCACATTTCGTATGTGTATTGATAGTAGAGTCATTAACAAAATTACTGTCAAGTATCGATTCCCTATTTCGCTCTTGGACGATCTCCTTGATCAATTATATGGAGCTACTGTTTTTTCCAAAATAGACTTAAGGAGTGGATATCATCAAATTAGAATGCGACTCGGGGATGAGTGGAAAACCGCATTCAAGATGCGTGACGGTTTATACGAATGGATGGTTATGGCTTTCGGGCTTTCGAATGCGCCGAGCACTTTTATGCGATTAATGAATCAGGTATTCAAGCCTTTTATTGGTCGTTTTGTTGTCATTTATTTTGATGATATCCTTGTTTATAGTCTTACAgatgagatgacccgtcccaatccataaggacgaatacaatataacatatgattacatcgcgaggtacttgacctctatatgatatattttacaaacattgcattcatttttaaaagacaaactttctttacatcgaaagttgacggcatgcataccatttcataatatatccaactataaatgacttaacaataatcttgatgaactcaacgactcgaatgcaacgtcttttgaaatatgtcatgaatgactccaagtaatatctctaaatgagcaaatgcacagcggaagatttctttcaaacctgagaataaacatgctttcaagtgtcaaccaaaaggttggtgagttcattagtttatcataaacaatcatttccattaatttaatagaccacaagattttcatttcatttctcataaatatcatgcatctgtaaaaaaaatcattcatatggattgaacacctggtaaccgaccttaacaggatgcatatagaatatccccatcattccgggactcttatcggacatgataaatcgaagtactaaataatccgtaactcggatgaggcttgttgggccaaaatgatctatctttaggattcgcgtcaattggtggcaattataataaacaccaattcttaggctaccaagctaaaaaggggcatattcggttcgataatccaaccatagaatgtagtttcgattaattgtgtctatttcgtaaaacattcataaaagcgcatgtattctcag
This genomic stretch from Rutidosis leptorrhynchoides isolate AG116_Rl617_1_P2 chromosome 11, CSIRO_AGI_Rlap_v1, whole genome shotgun sequence harbors:
- the LOC139875403 gene encoding uncharacterized protein — translated: MGGKLDDRVNKGRGPYTFCIRGQNCHQYGGLLPTDGRKLRFGQLYIYDTVNETNSRKEAISGKNKTKPSSSRYSLDEDLIRQIMKVLDEHNPLIKTFRMARDRFLETPNLEMKIKLIARRTKDGRNYNLPTVDEVATLIVGDINVSSYDERDIIIDSRIEGLKRISELHTEYLALQYPLLFIYAEDGYRTDVLHRDVDEHSTRVKKRVTMREFFAYKLQERAVPTLVHLGRKLYQQFVVDAYTMIEAERISYIRKNLNILRADTFTNLLNSAASDEIEEPELYQLVSDIMIHGPFGEKNPSCQCTDSDRKCTKRFPKPFSDVIKTDEDGYPIYRRRDDGRTVTKQGHELDNRSVVAYNLTSLQAHLNVEWCNQICFN